The Afipia massiliensis genome has a segment encoding these proteins:
- a CDS encoding DUF2177 family protein: MKRNAVLYLATLLVMVPIDFLFLGLVAKSFFTSQVGDMLGTVRLAPAILFYLLYAVGILIFVSAAPDANWRSTLLYGALFGFFCYATFELTSLALLKHWTWPVVLVDVAWGSFVTALSSTLGLLIANWLTPRM, from the coding sequence TTGAAGCGGAACGCCGTTCTCTACCTCGCCACGTTGCTGGTGATGGTCCCCATCGATTTCCTGTTTCTGGGACTTGTCGCGAAAAGCTTTTTCACGTCGCAGGTCGGCGACATGCTGGGCACGGTCCGGCTTGCGCCGGCGATCCTGTTCTATCTGCTGTATGCCGTTGGTATTTTGATCTTCGTCAGCGCCGCGCCAGACGCGAACTGGCGGTCCACGCTGCTCTACGGCGCGCTGTTCGGATTTTTCTGTTACGCGACATTCGAGCTGACATCATTGGCGCTGCTGAAGCACTGGACCTGGCCGGTGGTGCTGGTGGACGTCGCGTGGGGATCGTTCGTGACGGCATTGTCGTCCACGCTCGGGTTGCTGATCGCGAACTGGCTGACGCCGCGCATGTGA
- a CDS encoding peroxiredoxin, with amino-acid sequence MTIQIGAEAPDFAADTTEGRIKFHDWIGDSWALLFSHPKDFTPVCTTELGTLARLKPEFDKRGVKLIGLSVDPVDNHTRWGADIKETQGFAPNYPMIGDTDLAVAKLYNMLPASTSGDATSRTAADNATVRTVFVIGPDKKVKLVLVYPMTTGRNFDEILRVIDSLQLTAKHRVATPADWKQGEDVIIAGSVTDDEAKTIYPGGWKSPKPYIRIVPQPK; translated from the coding sequence ATGACAATTCAGATTGGCGCGGAGGCGCCCGATTTCGCGGCTGACACCACCGAGGGACGCATCAAATTTCACGACTGGATCGGCGACAGCTGGGCCCTGCTGTTTTCGCACCCCAAGGACTTCACCCCCGTTTGCACCACCGAACTCGGGACGCTGGCGCGGCTGAAGCCGGAATTCGACAAACGCGGCGTCAAACTGATCGGCCTGAGCGTCGATCCGGTCGACAACCACACCAGGTGGGGTGCCGACATCAAGGAGACGCAGGGATTTGCGCCGAACTATCCGATGATCGGCGACACCGATCTCGCGGTTGCAAAGCTCTACAACATGCTGCCGGCGAGCACGTCGGGTGACGCCACCAGCCGCACCGCTGCCGACAATGCCACGGTGCGCACCGTGTTCGTTATAGGCCCGGACAAGAAGGTGAAGCTGGTGCTGGTCTATCCGATGACCACCGGGCGCAACTTCGACGAGATCCTTCGCGTGATCGACTCGTTGCAACTGACTGCCAAGCACCGCGTCGCCACCCCGGCCGACTGGAAACAGGGCGAAGACGTCATCATCGCCGGTTCGGTTACCGACGACGAGGCCAAGACGATCTACCCGGGCGGCTGGAAATCGCCGAAGCCCTATATCCGGATCGTTCCGCAGCCAAAGTAA
- a CDS encoding alkaline phosphatase family protein, protein MRCTILLPAICALALSNTAAFAQNDRPRNLILFVPDGMRALMVKPETAPAMAALRDKGVNFANPHSLFPTFTTANASAMATGHYLGDTGDFSNTIYTGYPVAHANGTVVPFLQNNAVLGELDEHFGGDFLNEETILKLAREKGYSTAALGKVGPTLIFDHTDRADRPGLHSIVIDDTTGEKNGVPLSQEMKDALTKADLPLVTPSRGESRRAGDFKTPGTLVANVAQQAYFADVATKIILPMFKARNQPFVLVFWSRDPDGAQHNHGDSLNTITPGINGPTSLAGIRNADNNLAQIRKALDDLGLSGTTNIIVASDHGFSTISKESKTSPSTKITYDDTPKGFLPLGFLAIDLAKALKLPLFDPNNKNARVPDNAHPRFGSGLLGANPEKPDVVVATNGGSDLIYLPKNDRKLTGRIVKALLAQDYVSGIFVENDLGRFPGTLPLSVFNLRGKAVTPHPSIVVSFRSYTSGCDEPTLCTVSVADTVLRQGQGMHGSFSRGDTMNFMAAIGPDFKAGYINTLPVSNADVGVTAAKLLGLDRKPKGSLVGRVLTEAMPNGVTPKGFTGTIAGPRAANGLRTVLQFQRVLDQRYFDAAGFPGRTVGLPEAVKTAGAR, encoded by the coding sequence ATGCGCTGCACAATCCTATTGCCCGCAATTTGCGCCCTCGCCCTGTCGAACACCGCGGCTTTCGCCCAAAATGACCGCCCTCGCAACCTCATTCTCTTCGTGCCTGATGGCATGCGCGCGCTGATGGTGAAACCGGAAACCGCGCCGGCCATGGCTGCATTGCGCGACAAAGGCGTCAATTTCGCCAATCCGCACTCGCTTTTTCCGACCTTTACCACCGCCAATGCGTCGGCGATGGCCACCGGCCACTATCTCGGCGACACCGGAGATTTCAGCAACACGATCTATACCGGCTATCCGGTGGCGCACGCCAACGGAACGGTCGTGCCGTTCCTCCAGAACAATGCGGTGTTGGGCGAACTCGACGAGCATTTCGGCGGTGACTTTCTCAACGAAGAGACGATTCTCAAGCTCGCCCGCGAGAAGGGATACAGCACCGCAGCGCTGGGCAAGGTCGGCCCCACCCTGATCTTCGATCACACCGACCGCGCCGACCGGCCGGGGCTGCATTCGATTGTGATCGACGACACCACCGGCGAGAAGAACGGCGTTCCGCTCTCGCAGGAGATGAAGGATGCGCTGACGAAAGCCGACCTGCCGCTGGTGACGCCGTCGCGCGGTGAAAGCCGAAGGGCCGGAGATTTCAAGACGCCGGGTACGCTTGTCGCCAACGTCGCGCAGCAAGCCTATTTCGCCGATGTCGCCACGAAAATCATTCTGCCGATGTTCAAGGCGCGCAACCAGCCGTTCGTGCTGGTGTTCTGGTCACGCGATCCGGACGGCGCGCAACACAACCACGGCGACAGCCTGAACACGATCACGCCCGGCATCAACGGTCCCACTTCGCTTGCAGGGATCAGGAACGCCGACAACAACCTCGCGCAGATCCGCAAGGCGCTCGACGATCTCGGCCTGTCGGGCACAACGAATATCATCGTCGCCTCCGATCACGGCTTCTCCACCATCTCGAAGGAAAGCAAGACCAGCCCATCAACGAAGATCACCTATGACGACACCCCGAAGGGTTTTCTGCCCTTGGGATTTCTGGCCATCGATCTTGCAAAGGCGCTCAAGCTTCCGCTGTTCGATCCGAACAACAAGAACGCGCGTGTTCCCGACAACGCACATCCGAGGTTTGGCAGTGGTCTGCTTGGCGCAAATCCTGAAAAGCCCGACGTTGTGGTCGCGACCAACGGCGGCTCGGATTTGATCTATCTGCCCAAGAATGATCGCAAGCTCACCGGGCGCATCGTCAAGGCGCTTCTCGCACAGGATTACGTCAGCGGCATTTTCGTTGAAAACGATCTGGGGCGATTTCCCGGAACGCTGCCGCTGTCGGTGTTCAACCTGCGTGGCAAAGCCGTGACGCCGCATCCGTCGATTGTCGTCAGTTTCCGTTCCTACACCTCCGGCTGTGATGAGCCGACACTGTGTACGGTTTCGGTCGCCGATACGGTGCTGCGGCAGGGCCAGGGCATGCACGGAAGTTTCAGTCGCGGCGACACCATGAACTTCATGGCGGCGATCGGCCCGGATTTCAAAGCCGGCTATATCAATACCCTTCCCGTCAGCAACGCCGATGTTGGGGTCACCGCCGCGAAGCTTCTCGGCCTCGACCGCAAGCCGAAAGGCTCGCTGGTCGGCCGGGTGCTGACGGAGGCCATGCCCAACGGCGTGACACCCAAGGGCTTTACCGGGACAATCGCAGGCCCGCGCGCCGCCAACGGCTTGCGCACGGTGCTGCAATTCCAGCGCGTGCTGGATCAGCGCTATTTCGATGCGGCGGGATTTCCGGGGCGGACGGTCGGCCTTCCGGAGGCAGTCAAGACAGCAGGCGCAAGGTAG
- a CDS encoding acetyl-CoA carboxylase biotin carboxylase subunit, which produces MFKKILIANRGEIACRVIKTARRMGIKTVAVYSDADRDALHVEMADEAVFIGPPQAAESYLVMEKIIEACRQTGAEAVHPGYGFLSEREAFPRALEAAGIVFIGPNPGAIAAMGDKIESKKAAAKAKVSTVPGHLGVIDDEVHAVKIADEIGYPVMIKASAGGGGKGMRIAHSKSEVAEGFNLAKAEAKASFGDDRVFIEKFIVDPRHIEIQLLGDKHGNVIYLGERECSIQRRNQKVIEEAPSPLLDEATRRKMGEQAVALAKAVNYDSAGTVEFVAGQDKSFYFLEMNTRLQVEHPVTELITGIDLVEQMIRVAAGEKLALAQKDVTLTGWAVESRVYAEDPFRNFLPSIGRLVKYRPPAESKVGDITVRNDTGVQEGGEISIYYDPMIAKLVTHASSRAAAIEAQSQALDAFYIDGIRHNIPFLSALMNHPRWREGNLSTGFIAEEFPKGFGPRTPEGETAHRIAAVGAAVDHILGERKRQISGQLNGRAVSRERRRSVWLDRNEVPLDVARDGEGIVIRLVGADGNLGQPVTLLSNWKPGDPVWQGTIAGHPVAAQVRPMPNGFRLAYQGYELPVQVFTETEATAARLMPVTSAADTGKKVLCPMPGLVISIAVTEGQDVKAGETLAVIEAMKMQNVLRAERDGIVKKIAATPGATLAVDALILEFA; this is translated from the coding sequence ATGTTCAAAAAGATACTGATCGCCAATCGCGGCGAAATCGCTTGCCGGGTCATCAAGACCGCGCGCCGGATGGGCATCAAGACTGTCGCTGTCTATTCGGACGCCGACCGTGACGCGCTCCATGTCGAGATGGCGGACGAAGCCGTCTTCATCGGACCGCCGCAGGCCGCCGAGAGCTATCTCGTCATGGAGAAGATCATCGAGGCCTGCCGCCAGACCGGTGCGGAGGCGGTGCATCCGGGTTACGGGTTCCTGTCCGAGCGCGAGGCGTTCCCGCGCGCGCTCGAAGCGGCGGGCATCGTGTTCATCGGTCCCAACCCCGGCGCGATCGCCGCGATGGGCGACAAGATCGAGTCGAAGAAGGCGGCGGCCAAGGCCAAGGTTTCGACCGTGCCGGGCCATCTCGGCGTGATCGATGACGAGGTGCATGCCGTCAAGATCGCCGACGAGATCGGTTATCCCGTCATGATCAAGGCGTCGGCCGGCGGCGGCGGCAAGGGCATGCGGATCGCGCATTCGAAATCCGAAGTCGCGGAAGGCTTCAACCTCGCCAAGGCCGAAGCGAAAGCGTCGTTCGGCGACGACCGCGTCTTCATCGAGAAGTTCATCGTCGATCCGCGCCACATCGAAATCCAGCTCCTCGGCGACAAGCACGGCAACGTGATTTATCTCGGCGAGCGTGAGTGCTCGATCCAGCGCCGCAACCAGAAGGTGATCGAGGAAGCCCCGTCGCCGCTGCTCGATGAGGCCACCCGCCGCAAGATGGGCGAGCAGGCCGTCGCGCTGGCCAAGGCCGTGAATTACGATTCCGCAGGCACGGTCGAATTCGTCGCGGGTCAGGACAAGAGCTTCTACTTCCTCGAAATGAATACGCGGCTCCAGGTCGAGCATCCGGTGACCGAACTCATCACCGGCATCGACCTTGTCGAGCAGATGATCCGCGTTGCCGCCGGCGAGAAGCTCGCGCTGGCGCAGAAGGACGTCACGCTGACCGGATGGGCTGTCGAGTCCCGTGTTTACGCGGAAGATCCGTTCCGGAATTTCCTGCCGTCGATCGGGCGTCTCGTGAAGTATCGTCCGCCTGCGGAGAGCAAGGTGGGCGACATCACTGTGCGCAACGACACCGGCGTGCAGGAAGGCGGCGAGATTTCGATCTACTACGATCCGATGATCGCCAAACTGGTGACCCATGCGTCATCGCGCGCCGCCGCCATCGAAGCGCAATCCCAGGCGCTGGATGCGTTCTATATCGACGGCATTCGTCACAATATTCCGTTCCTGTCCGCGCTGATGAACCATCCGCGCTGGCGCGAGGGCAATCTGTCGACCGGCTTCATCGCCGAGGAATTCCCCAAGGGCTTCGGCCCGCGCACGCCGGAAGGCGAGACCGCGCATCGTATCGCCGCAGTCGGTGCGGCGGTCGATCACATCCTGGGCGAGCGCAAGCGGCAGATTTCCGGCCAGTTGAACGGCCGCGCCGTGTCGCGTGAGCGCCGCCGTTCGGTCTGGCTCGACCGCAACGAGGTTCCGCTTGATGTCGCGCGCGACGGCGAGGGGATCGTCATTCGTCTGGTCGGTGCCGATGGAAATCTCGGTCAGCCCGTGACGCTGCTCTCGAACTGGAAGCCCGGCGATCCGGTCTGGCAGGGCACCATCGCCGGTCATCCTGTCGCCGCGCAGGTGAGGCCGATGCCGAACGGCTTCCGGCTCGCCTACCAGGGCTATGAACTTCCGGTGCAGGTGTTCACGGAAACCGAAGCCACCGCCGCGCGCCTGATGCCTGTGACGTCAGCCGCCGACACCGGCAAGAAGGTGCTGTGCCCGATGCCGGGCCTCGTAATCTCGATCGCGGTGACCGAAGGTCAGGACGTCAAGGCGGGCGAGACCCTCGCGGTGATCGAGGCGATGAAGATGCAGAACGTGCTGCGCGCCGAACGCGACGGCATCGTGAAGAAAATCGCCGCCACGCCGGGCGCGACACTGGCTGTCGATGCGCTGATCCTCGAATTTGCGTGA
- a CDS encoding isocitrate lyase/PEP mutase family protein translates to MVPQEKREAFRAILSGKDVIKPGSVYDPISARIAEDLGFELGLLGGSAASLTILGDPDLLLITLSELAEQVRRICRAGNIPLLVDADHGYGNALNVRRTVQELEAAGAAGLTIEDTLLPQTYGQAKPQVISIDEGVGKMKAALDGRSDLSLVIVGRTGAASITSIDDAVARAKAYEAAGVDALFFTGLKTRAELQAIAAATKLPIIMGSADGELADTAFLASQRVRVANQGHTPIAVATQAVYDTLKALREGTSPKDLKGLPSSDLTNRVMRDAEVKIRNENFLGLKK, encoded by the coding sequence ATGGTCCCGCAGGAAAAGCGCGAAGCCTTTCGGGCCATCCTGTCGGGCAAGGACGTTATCAAGCCGGGTTCGGTTTACGATCCGATCTCGGCGCGCATCGCCGAAGATCTCGGGTTCGAGCTTGGGCTGCTTGGCGGCTCTGCCGCGTCGCTGACGATCCTCGGCGATCCGGACCTGCTGCTGATCACGCTGTCCGAACTCGCCGAGCAGGTGCGGCGTATCTGCCGCGCCGGAAACATCCCGCTGCTGGTCGATGCCGATCATGGCTACGGCAACGCGCTCAATGTCCGTCGCACGGTGCAGGAGCTTGAGGCCGCGGGCGCTGCCGGTTTGACCATCGAGGATACGCTGCTGCCGCAGACTTACGGACAGGCCAAGCCGCAGGTGATTTCCATCGACGAGGGCGTCGGCAAGATGAAGGCGGCGCTCGACGGCCGCTCGGACCTGTCGCTCGTGATCGTTGGTCGCACCGGTGCCGCGTCGATCACCAGCATCGATGACGCGGTGGCGCGTGCCAAAGCCTACGAAGCGGCAGGCGTCGATGCGCTGTTCTTCACCGGCTTGAAAACCCGCGCCGAACTTCAGGCGATCGCCGCCGCGACGAAACTGCCGATCATCATGGGCAGCGCCGACGGCGAACTGGCCGATACGGCCTTTCTCGCCAGTCAGCGCGTCCGCGTCGCCAATCAGGGGCATACACCGATCGCTGTTGCGACGCAGGCAGTCTACGATACGCTGAAGGCGCTGCGCGAGGGCACGTCGCCGAAGGACCTCAAGGGGCTGCCGTCGTCGGACCTGACCAATCGCGTGATGCGCGATGCCGAGGTGAAGATACGTAACGAGAATTTCCTCGGACTTAAGAAGTAG
- a CDS encoding acylphosphatase, which translates to MSDVIRHIIVRGKVQGVGYRAWLEDEAVTRDLAGWARNRRDGTVEAVLSGSEEAVAALIAKCQRGPGMARVTTIDNELATEDMLKLRASGERFSVLPTI; encoded by the coding sequence ATGAGCGACGTCATCCGCCACATCATCGTTCGCGGCAAGGTGCAGGGTGTCGGATACCGCGCCTGGCTCGAAGACGAGGCGGTGACGCGGGATCTTGCCGGATGGGCGCGCAACCGCAGGGACGGCACGGTGGAAGCGGTGCTCTCCGGTTCGGAAGAGGCGGTCGCTGCACTGATCGCGAAATGCCAGCGCGGTCCCGGCATGGCGCGCGTGACCACCATCGACAATGAGCTTGCAACTGAGGACATGCTGAAGCTGCGCGCTTCGGGCGAGCGGTTCTCGGTGCTGCCGACAATCTGA
- a CDS encoding LysR family transcriptional regulator: MNALDIPTVQAFLLVAELQSFTRTAEALGTTQAAVSMKLQRLEATLGKRLVERSPRAVRLTADGAAFQDNARALIAAHDRALSGSTPVSQQLTLGISDHAAGPELVPILEKLRGASSSLTLAVTIEFSRTLLDAFDGGELDAVVVRQEGSRRGGETLCTDDFGWFASPGFHWAKGDTLRVATLASPCGVRATAARVLDKARVKWTEAFIGGGVSAVVAAAAAGLAVAPLAKRIAPAGMIDVGPAFGLPRLSASKVMLYSRVSDASKRAALRILAATFRKEAGAR; this comes from the coding sequence ATGAATGCCCTTGATATTCCCACCGTTCAGGCCTTCCTGCTGGTGGCCGAACTGCAAAGTTTTACACGAACTGCCGAGGCGCTGGGCACAACGCAGGCCGCCGTCAGCATGAAGCTGCAGCGCCTTGAGGCCACGCTCGGCAAACGGCTGGTCGAGCGCTCGCCCCGCGCGGTCCGGCTGACCGCCGACGGTGCCGCCTTTCAGGACAATGCGCGTGCGCTCATCGCCGCCCATGACCGCGCATTGTCAGGGTCCACTCCCGTGAGCCAGCAATTGACGCTCGGCATCAGCGATCACGCCGCTGGCCCCGAACTGGTGCCCATTCTCGAAAAGCTGCGCGGCGCATCGTCGTCCCTGACGCTCGCCGTGACGATCGAGTTCTCGCGCACGCTGCTGGATGCCTTCGACGGCGGCGAACTCGATGCCGTCGTGGTGCGTCAGGAAGGAAGCCGGCGCGGCGGAGAAACACTCTGCACCGACGACTTCGGCTGGTTTGCCTCGCCCGGATTTCACTGGGCCAAAGGCGACACACTGCGCGTCGCCACACTCGCGTCGCCTTGCGGCGTTCGCGCCACCGCTGCGCGAGTTCTCGACAAGGCCCGCGTTAAATGGACCGAGGCCTTCATCGGCGGCGGCGTAAGCGCTGTCGTGGCCGCAGCCGCCGCAGGCCTTGCGGTCGCGCCGCTCGCGAAAAGGATCGCGCCCGCCGGGATGATCGATGTCGGACCCGCATTCGGATTGCCGCGGCTCAGCGCCTCGAAGGTGATGCTCTACTCCCGCGTCAGCGACGCATCGAAGCGCGCGGCGCTGCGTATTCTGGCCGCGACATTCCGCAAGGAAGCCGGCGCGAGATAA
- a CDS encoding tautomerase family protein, giving the protein MPLITVQYTSHRNAPSLKADIASAISKLSADILHKDPKVTAVIVQSVDAADWFAGGQSLAEQKLASVWVDIHISDGTNSKDEKADFIAATFKRMDELLGPLHNESYIYVHDARADAYGFGGLTQERRYIAGKLAAAPRSAAA; this is encoded by the coding sequence ATGCCCCTCATTACAGTCCAGTACACGTCACACCGGAACGCTCCGTCGCTGAAGGCCGATATCGCGTCCGCTATCAGCAAGCTGTCGGCTGACATCCTGCACAAGGACCCCAAGGTCACCGCGGTGATCGTGCAGTCCGTCGATGCGGCCGACTGGTTCGCCGGCGGGCAATCGCTGGCCGAACAGAAGCTGGCCAGCGTCTGGGTCGATATTCACATTTCCGACGGAACCAACAGCAAGGACGAGAAGGCTGATTTCATCGCCGCGACGTTCAAGCGGATGGATGAATTGCTCGGGCCGCTGCACAACGAGAGCTACATCTACGTCCATGATGCGCGTGCGGATGCTTACGGCTTCGGCGGCCTGACGCAGGAACGGCGCTATATCGCCGGCAAGCTCGCGGCGGCACCGCGTAGCGCCGCAGCCTGA
- a CDS encoding GNAT family N-acetyltransferase: MYHADPEAQFYMSWTWIAGWFEKLGCQWIVLAAKADASSTDYVGFFPLQLRTDWSRDGKFHNELRTGGGYFAGYTGFICDPRFERDVILAFASHTRRLNWAKLHLENIFASPERLALFLNEFPSPDYITEKIKRPDDGDGIDHDIYVCVNLPSDWDAFLYERLDAKARRNARAALRQAEDGEYRITTPTTETIKDDIEALLKFWELQWAAKLAARYNPKLPYGMMNNFRNMLRCCFADNALFLPILWQGDNRIGIQASLIDWKNRTLLSLLNGRDLNVKRPPPGFVLHLHCVRWGIQNGFAVYDLQTGDFPYKYDFGGIERRVECLRVSTRDRRNPRGALEPLSVPVVFERAQRMQQQGRLDDATKACRQILDIDPDHADASRLLKELDANRRAVPADLAAAKGYHQRGQVVEAENVYRAILDAEPKHADAMYLLGVALLQQRRFEAAEHQLKLAIGLQPNVAMLHYNRGLALQQLGRHEEALTSFDSAIALKPDYDLALVQRNSILKTAPHIGINRSL, from the coding sequence GTGTATCACGCGGACCCCGAAGCGCAGTTCTACATGTCATGGACATGGATCGCAGGGTGGTTCGAAAAGCTCGGTTGCCAGTGGATCGTCCTGGCTGCGAAAGCGGACGCCAGCTCAACCGACTATGTCGGGTTCTTCCCGCTGCAACTGCGGACCGACTGGAGCCGCGACGGCAAATTCCACAATGAACTGCGCACCGGCGGCGGATATTTCGCCGGCTATACCGGCTTCATTTGCGATCCGCGATTTGAGCGCGACGTCATCCTCGCCTTCGCAAGCCATACCAGGCGGCTGAACTGGGCAAAACTCCACCTTGAAAATATCTTCGCGTCGCCGGAGAGGCTTGCCCTGTTCCTGAATGAATTTCCGTCGCCTGATTACATCACTGAAAAAATCAAGCGCCCGGATGACGGCGACGGCATCGATCACGACATCTACGTTTGCGTGAACTTGCCGAGCGACTGGGATGCCTTCCTCTATGAGCGGCTCGACGCGAAGGCGCGGAGAAACGCGCGCGCCGCGCTGAGGCAAGCAGAAGACGGCGAATACAGGATCACCACGCCCACAACGGAGACGATCAAAGACGACATCGAGGCGCTTCTGAAATTCTGGGAGTTGCAATGGGCCGCCAAGCTGGCCGCACGATACAATCCAAAACTGCCCTACGGCATGATGAACAATTTCCGCAACATGCTGCGGTGCTGTTTCGCGGACAATGCGCTGTTCCTGCCAATTCTCTGGCAGGGAGACAACCGGATCGGCATTCAGGCCAGCCTCATCGACTGGAAAAACCGCACGCTGCTTAGCCTGCTGAACGGGCGGGATCTCAACGTCAAACGCCCCCCGCCCGGCTTCGTGCTTCATCTGCACTGCGTCCGCTGGGGCATTCAGAACGGCTTCGCCGTCTACGATCTCCAGACCGGGGACTTCCCCTACAAATACGATTTCGGCGGCATTGAGCGCCGGGTCGAATGTCTGCGCGTGAGCACGCGCGACCGGCGCAATCCGCGCGGCGCGCTTGAGCCACTCAGCGTACCAGTGGTTTTCGAACGCGCACAGCGAATGCAGCAGCAAGGCCGGCTTGACGACGCCACGAAAGCCTGCCGCCAGATTCTGGATATTGACCCCGATCACGCCGATGCTTCGCGGCTGCTGAAGGAACTCGATGCCAATCGGCGCGCGGTCCCAGCCGATCTCGCTGCGGCCAAGGGCTACCATCAGCGCGGACAGGTCGTGGAAGCGGAGAACGTTTACAGAGCGATATTGGATGCGGAGCCGAAGCACGCCGATGCGATGTATCTCCTCGGCGTCGCTTTACTCCAGCAACGCAGGTTCGAGGCAGCGGAGCATCAGCTCAAACTGGCGATCGGCCTGCAGCCGAATGTTGCGATGCTTCACTATAACCGTGGCCTCGCTCTGCAGCAGCTCGGACGGCATGAGGAAGCACTCACAAGTTTCGATTCCGCCATTGCGCTCAAGCCTGACTATGATCTGGCGCTGGTTCAGCGAAACAGCATTCTGAAAACTGCTCCGCATATCGGCATCAATCGAAGTCTATGA
- the lipB gene encoding lipoyl(octanoyl) transferase LipB — protein sequence MVNVLQARREDPALTSFFAQSGPPAEWRVTDSPVAYQDAVDVMEKRAADIAAGLAPELVWLLEHPPLYTSGTSAKPGDLIEARFPVFSTGRGGQFTYHGPGQRVVYLMLDLKRRRPDVRAYVASLEQFTIRTLAAFNVRGERREDRVGVWVARPDKGPAYEDKIAAIGVRLKRWVSLHGISINVEPDLTHFSGIVPCGVGDPRYGVTSLVDLGLPVTMADVDVALRQAFEDVFGA from the coding sequence ATGGTTAACGTGCTCCAGGCGCGCCGCGAAGACCCTGCTTTAACGTCGTTTTTTGCCCAATCCGGCCCCCCCGCCGAATGGCGGGTAACCGATTCGCCGGTGGCCTATCAGGACGCCGTCGACGTCATGGAAAAGCGGGCCGCAGACATCGCCGCCGGCCTCGCGCCCGAGCTGGTCTGGCTGCTGGAGCACCCCCCGCTCTACACGTCCGGAACCAGCGCCAAGCCCGGCGACCTGATCGAGGCCCGCTTTCCGGTGTTTTCAACCGGACGCGGCGGACAGTTCACGTATCACGGCCCCGGCCAGCGGGTGGTCTACCTGATGCTCGATCTCAAGCGCCGCCGTCCGGACGTCCGCGCCTATGTCGCCAGCCTCGAGCAGTTCACGATTCGCACCCTCGCCGCCTTCAACGTACGCGGCGAGCGGCGCGAAGATCGCGTCGGCGTCTGGGTCGCACGGCCCGACAAGGGCCCCGCCTATGAGGACAAGATCGCCGCGATCGGCGTGCGCCTGAAGCGCTGGGTGTCGTTGCACGGCATCTCGATCAACGTCGAGCCTGATCTCACGCACTTCTCGGGCATCGTCCCCTGTGGCGTCGGAGACCCGCGCTACGGCGTCACCAGCCTTGTCGATCTCGGGCTGCCGGTCACGATGGCCGACGTGGACGTGGCGTTGAGGCAGGCCTTCGAGGACGTCTTTGGCGCCTGA
- a CDS encoding FliM/FliN family flagellar motor switch protein — translation MPTLDNVSVDLMVVLGTTSMPVHQVMRLSRGAIIELDATEQDEVKVLANNLPVASGVVVVNRNRIAVEVKQMLPRTPDHR, via the coding sequence GTGCCAACCCTCGATAACGTCTCTGTCGACCTGATGGTGGTTCTCGGAACCACCTCGATGCCGGTCCATCAGGTGATGCGGCTGAGCCGCGGCGCCATCATCGAACTGGATGCGACCGAGCAGGACGAGGTCAAGGTGCTCGCCAACAACCTGCCGGTTGCCAGCGGCGTCGTGGTCGTCAACCGCAACCGCATCGCGGTCGAAGTCAAGCAAATGTTGCCCCGGACGCCTGATCACAGATAG
- a CDS encoding ArsR/SmtB family transcription factor, with protein MKLDDASAHLEALGNPTRLKIYRALVRAGDAGMPVGRLQDKLKIAPSTLSHHIKTLVVVGLVSQVREATTLVCHANYTVMQELVDFLVAECCADAECKDAKTAA; from the coding sequence ATGAAACTCGACGACGCATCCGCACACCTCGAAGCCCTGGGCAATCCAACCCGCCTCAAGATTTACCGCGCGCTGGTTCGCGCAGGAGACGCCGGCATGCCGGTTGGCCGCCTGCAGGACAAACTGAAGATCGCGCCGTCGACCTTGTCGCATCATATCAAGACGCTGGTTGTGGTCGGGCTCGTCAGCCAGGTCCGGGAAGCGACAACTCTTGTCTGCCACGCGAACTACACGGTGATGCAGGAGCTGGTCGATTTCCTCGTGGCCGAATGCTGCGCGGACGCCGAGTGCAAGGATGCAAAGACCGCGGCCTGA